A genomic window from Cutibacterium acnes includes:
- a CDS encoding MFS transporter — protein sequence MADQVLSQSSYFALLPVLPLLLTLKFGSTQERLIAGSVSVLTLMTRGGALFLASPLHRLSVRSCVRIALTLISVSYAVVALTANPYAIIAALGAAGLGFSVNGTGVRSFIALATPDRASQNRGFAVIQVVANCTAAVGPILGNMILDRNIYEQFLLGVSVALFIAAILAPMAAPKGVMMSEGSLRPPMGIKIFRELFRTADARKITIIALIGSILIGQFFSSFSLVFSAIATSSMMRSLFYTTNGVLVVLIQIPISLLVERQLKIGVKVQKIMMSGVCTLGISMLFFNASRGLLGVVLVFCGVFIFSLGETVFTPILNVAFANLTEGRPVVESMNMRQLTSAVGETVGVWIGLSVYSQLEHAHLGLMYWIALTALAALSLRCK from the coding sequence ATGGCAGACCAAGTTCTCAGCCAATCATCTTACTTTGCGTTGCTACCGGTCCTCCCTCTATTGCTTACATTGAAATTTGGAAGTACGCAGGAACGGCTCATCGCGGGGTCGGTAAGCGTGCTTACACTGATGACTCGTGGTGGTGCTCTATTTCTTGCTTCGCCACTTCACCGTTTATCAGTGCGAAGTTGCGTAAGAATTGCTCTTACTCTGATCTCGGTTTCTTACGCTGTTGTGGCGCTTACGGCAAACCCCTATGCGATAATTGCTGCTCTGGGCGCTGCGGGCCTAGGGTTCAGTGTTAATGGTACTGGTGTGCGAAGCTTTATAGCGCTAGCAACTCCTGATAGAGCTTCCCAAAACCGCGGTTTCGCTGTCATTCAAGTTGTCGCGAATTGCACTGCGGCGGTAGGTCCTATACTCGGTAATATGATACTTGATAGAAATATTTATGAGCAGTTTCTATTAGGAGTCAGTGTAGCGCTCTTTATCGCTGCGATATTAGCGCCAATGGCTGCCCCGAAAGGCGTGATGATGAGCGAAGGTTCCCTGAGGCCGCCGATGGGGATCAAAATTTTTCGTGAATTATTCAGGACGGCTGATGCGAGAAAAATAACGATTATAGCGCTGATAGGCAGTATCCTGATAGGGCAATTCTTTTCAAGCTTTTCCCTAGTCTTTTCTGCAATAGCGACAAGTTCTATGATGAGGTCGCTGTTCTATACAACTAATGGAGTGCTTGTCGTGTTGATTCAAATTCCGATATCTTTGCTTGTGGAACGCCAGCTAAAAATTGGAGTGAAAGTCCAGAAGATCATGATGTCAGGAGTGTGTACTCTTGGCATATCGATGCTATTCTTTAATGCTTCAAGGGGGTTGCTTGGCGTAGTCCTTGTATTCTGTGGGGTGTTTATCTTTTCGTTGGGGGAGACGGTATTCACGCCAATTCTTAATGTTGCTTTTGCTAACCTCACCGAGGGCCGACCTGTCGTGGAATCGATGAACATGAGGCAGCTCACCTCTGCTGTAGGTGAGACGGTCGGTGTTTGGATAGGACTGTCCGTCTACAGCCAGTTGGAGCATGCCCATCTTGGCCTCATGTACTGGATTGCTTTGACAGCCCTGGCTGCTCTGTCGCTGCGTTGCAAATGA
- a CDS encoding helix-turn-helix domain-containing protein, with protein MNPTHKLVLAALANFADDDLAWPRVDTLSQLTSSSRRTVFRAVDVSRRRLD; from the coding sequence GTGAATCCGACTCACAAGTTGGTGTTGGCCGCATTGGCGAATTTTGCTGATGATGATCTGGCGTGGCCGAGGGTGGATACGTTGTCGCAGTTGACGTCGTCGTCGCGGCGGACGGTGTTTCGGGCTGTGGATGTTAGTAGGCGCAGGCTTGATTGA
- a CDS encoding ABC transporter substrate-binding protein — protein MRDQLKAAGLAVAVALSATGIAGCQSTDDNVLTIGATAAPPTLDLVSNAAAAIPQVLLYNVYETLVRVNDSGKLVGLLAKSWKLSDDGLRLTFRLDPNARFASGARVTSAAVKASLELMRGASASPVNQANLAAIKAIHTPDDSTVILDLSNRDNFLLFNLASTSGVVIDPATKDLATRPQGSGPYVVTEFTPGHSVTLSPSPRPWHEGNRPTVRFAYYSDPTSQTAALLSGDLDVVSDMTTPQALSRFTGNPNYRVLRGTTNGEVVLGMNNTSKALSDRRVRQAILMAIDRKGLLDVVWNGQGTLIGSMVPPTDPWYTDLSHTWPHDPVRARKLLADAGYGNGLTLRLRTAALPYATAASRVVASELAQVGINVVTDELEFPARWLDVVYTHADYDLTIVAHVEARDIVNWANPDYYWRYHNKEFNRLIESARTGPADRTNETMMQASRILATDAAGGFLFLMPKITISKSGITGLQRNSTSMSFDLTKVRRSK, from the coding sequence ATGCGAGACCAGCTCAAAGCTGCAGGGCTAGCCGTTGCGGTAGCTTTGTCGGCCACAGGAATCGCCGGTTGCCAGTCGACTGACGACAACGTACTCACCATCGGGGCAACAGCAGCCCCTCCAACCCTCGACTTAGTGTCCAACGCGGCCGCGGCGATTCCGCAGGTCCTGCTCTATAACGTTTATGAGACTCTCGTTCGGGTTAATGATTCGGGCAAGCTCGTCGGGTTGCTGGCGAAGTCGTGGAAGCTTTCTGATGACGGTCTGAGACTCACTTTTCGCCTTGACCCCAACGCCCGGTTCGCGTCTGGCGCCCGGGTGACTTCGGCTGCCGTCAAGGCTTCCCTAGAGCTTATGAGGGGTGCGTCGGCAAGCCCGGTGAATCAGGCAAACCTGGCTGCGATCAAGGCTATTCATACCCCGGATGACTCCACCGTCATCCTCGATCTGTCGAATCGCGACAACTTCCTATTGTTTAACCTGGCCAGCACGTCGGGAGTTGTCATCGATCCGGCGACGAAGGACCTGGCTACCCGACCTCAAGGGTCCGGACCCTATGTCGTCACTGAGTTCACCCCAGGACATTCGGTGACCTTGTCTCCGTCTCCGCGACCTTGGCACGAGGGGAATCGCCCTACCGTCCGCTTTGCTTACTATTCCGACCCGACATCTCAGACGGCAGCCCTGCTGTCGGGGGATCTCGACGTGGTCTCCGACATGACGACTCCGCAAGCGTTATCCCGGTTTACCGGTAACCCGAACTATCGGGTGTTACGTGGGACCACCAACGGCGAGGTGGTCCTCGGAATGAACAATACGTCGAAGGCTCTCTCAGACCGGCGGGTGCGTCAGGCCATCCTTATGGCGATTGACCGGAAGGGTCTGCTTGACGTCGTCTGGAACGGGCAGGGAACTCTCATCGGGTCGATGGTTCCTCCCACTGACCCCTGGTATACCGACCTGTCTCATACCTGGCCACATGATCCGGTCCGGGCACGAAAATTGCTTGCTGACGCCGGGTATGGCAACGGCCTTACTCTCAGGCTCCGTACAGCCGCATTGCCCTACGCGACTGCAGCGTCCAGGGTGGTGGCCTCTGAGCTTGCCCAGGTTGGCATCAACGTCGTCACCGACGAGCTGGAATTTCCCGCCCGTTGGCTCGATGTCGTTTACACCCATGCGGACTACGACCTCACGATCGTCGCCCATGTCGAGGCTCGCGACATTGTCAACTGGGCGAACCCGGATTACTACTGGCGTTACCACAATAAGGAATTTAATCGTCTTATCGAGTCGGCGCGCACTGGTCCGGCCGATCGCACCAACGAGACGATGATGCAGGCCAGCCGGATCCTGGCTACCGACGCCGCGGGTGGGTTTCTCTTCCTTATGCCGAAGATCACCATCAGCAAGTCTGGCATCACCGGTCTGCAACGCAACTCAACGTCAATGAGTTTCGATCTGACCAAGGTGAGGAGGTCGAAGTGA
- a CDS encoding helix-turn-helix domain-containing protein: protein MFRKRLTRVELGRALGVTPAAAGRKLRGEIGWSIGDLFHVAEFLGVEVSTLLPARGRKIPANPEADGELVAGTGFEPVTSGL, encoded by the coding sequence ATGTTCAGAAAAAGGCTCACTCGGGTGGAGCTGGGGCGAGCTTTGGGGGTTACCCCAGCGGCCGCTGGGCGAAAGCTGCGCGGGGAGATTGGGTGGTCTATCGGCGACCTATTCCATGTTGCCGAATTTCTTGGTGTAGAGGTCAGTACTCTGCTGCCCGCGCGGGGTAGAAAAATCCCCGCCAACCCTGAAGCTGACGGGGAACTGGTAGCGGGGACAGGATTTGAACCTGTGACCTCCGGGTTATGA
- a CDS encoding ABC transporter ATP-binding protein: MTAQIEVEDLHLHLGSSSGGTNALDGVSLHVNEGQRLGLVGGSGAGKSTLLKAMMALRQPDSGTVRFRGTSLTDANAIRELRRSAAMVFQDPRSSLDPRMSIGRAITEPLRSPVARRTTRQQRKDRLAKVMVDVGLDPESASRFPHEFSGGQRQRIAIARALVTEPDVLVADEPVSALDVSVRAQVLNLLNDLVRERGLTMIFVSHDLGVVRHLCDTVAVMSVGRIVERGKLADVYRDPQHVVTQELLRAIPRIRVDDSTH; this comes from the coding sequence ATGACGGCTCAGATCGAGGTCGAGGATTTGCACCTGCACCTGGGATCAAGCAGTGGAGGCACCAATGCTCTTGATGGAGTTTCGCTGCACGTTAACGAAGGACAGCGGCTAGGTCTAGTCGGCGGGTCTGGCGCTGGAAAATCCACCCTGCTCAAGGCGATGATGGCGCTACGACAGCCAGATTCGGGGACTGTTCGTTTTAGGGGGACATCCCTCACAGATGCCAACGCTATCCGGGAGCTTCGGCGATCCGCTGCGATGGTGTTCCAGGATCCACGGTCCTCCCTCGACCCTCGTATGAGTATTGGAAGGGCGATCACTGAGCCGTTGCGGTCGCCGGTTGCACGACGAACGACTCGTCAGCAGCGCAAGGACAGGCTGGCGAAGGTCATGGTTGACGTTGGCCTGGATCCCGAATCTGCTAGTCGCTTCCCACACGAGTTCTCAGGCGGGCAACGACAACGTATCGCCATTGCGAGGGCCTTGGTGACTGAACCCGATGTCCTGGTTGCTGACGAACCCGTGTCGGCGCTGGATGTGTCGGTGCGGGCCCAGGTCCTTAACCTACTCAATGATCTAGTGAGGGAACGCGGTCTGACGATGATCTTCGTTTCCCATGACCTAGGCGTCGTGCGACATTTATGTGACACGGTAGCTGTCATGAGCGTCGGGCGGATCGTCGAGCGGGGTAAGCTCGCGGACGTGTACCGTGACCCGCAGCACGTGGTTACTCAGGAGCTACTAAGAGCGATTCCACGCATTCGCGTCGATGATTCCACCCATTGA
- a CDS encoding ABC transporter permease, which yields MKRAGLVIGCVLVGIVVIAGATSAVWTPHDPNLVVPAERLMGPNGQYWLGTDGFGSDIASRMFVGARTCLLVGVVSVLIAAGIGVPWGVTSAMLPRPWSTVVGRAADLLYAFPALLLAIILAAAVGGSTLTGMIAIGVSTVPVFARITRTASRQILAQDYVVAARSSGMAWRSVAFNHVLPNIAPLIGVQASVSYGTAILAEAALSYLGLATPATVPTWGRMLRDSQVYLFDSPWLTVAPAVAIAGAVMGFTLLGDGLRDFLDPRLREVR from the coding sequence ATGAAACGGGCAGGTCTGGTCATTGGATGTGTGCTGGTTGGAATCGTCGTCATCGCGGGGGCGACTTCCGCAGTGTGGACTCCGCACGATCCCAATCTTGTTGTCCCAGCTGAACGGCTGATGGGGCCTAATGGGCAGTACTGGCTAGGCACTGACGGATTCGGTTCCGATATTGCCTCGCGAATGTTTGTGGGTGCTCGTACTTGTCTGCTCGTTGGCGTGGTCTCAGTGCTCATAGCAGCTGGTATCGGGGTGCCTTGGGGGGTTACCTCGGCAATGCTGCCTCGTCCGTGGTCAACAGTCGTTGGTCGAGCCGCAGACCTTCTCTACGCTTTCCCGGCCCTGTTGCTTGCCATCATCCTGGCGGCTGCCGTAGGCGGATCGACGCTGACAGGGATGATTGCGATCGGGGTATCGACGGTGCCAGTGTTCGCACGCATTACCCGAACTGCCAGCCGCCAGATCCTCGCGCAGGACTATGTGGTTGCCGCGCGCAGCTCCGGGATGGCATGGAGGTCTGTGGCTTTTAACCATGTTCTTCCCAATATCGCTCCACTGATTGGGGTGCAGGCCTCTGTCTCCTATGGCACGGCGATCTTGGCCGAGGCTGCGCTGAGCTACCTCGGTTTAGCGACACCGGCGACCGTCCCGACCTGGGGGCGTATGCTGCGGGACTCGCAGGTGTACCTTTTTGATTCACCCTGGTTGACCGTGGCGCCAGCCGTGGCTATCGCGGGAGCCGTGATGGGATTCACCCTTCTTGGTGACGGATTACGAGACTTCCTTGACCCGCGTTTGAGGGAGGTTCGTTGA
- a CDS encoding ATP-grasp domain-containing protein, whose product MFSRDSVVAERKWAVLVGVTTSGSHASTHWFKSFYEACQKRHIMICGVDFEEELKNKIPPISVDCLIRISGPYRRSLDADEIAKIATEIETRCPGRVALSTALRENYQLQNSLLAEAIGVARNTADCIERIQDKPACRDALRKAGIYQPQSLRIVGVTSDGCLQFSDASGAFVEKPTDSPRGWIVKPSIGMGSVGVRHILNVEDTSGLDAVVFEGNYCLEEFITGIEYSVEGIAIDGRVCIYTTTAKTTNEDFVEIGHIQPADLNSISSKLEFEEQLQSCVNALRIECGNLHVEFWVTPEKKIVWGEFHVRQGGDFIAPDLVSAVRPGIDYYGNLIDSLCGLPLHPLPEITQCAASKFIEASPGVVSEVSLYDSVPEEIDLYWECFPGEVAHAVNGSHARVAAIVARGNDEHTVTQLLDRAANACAVRVAPVSRD is encoded by the coding sequence ATGTTTTCTCGTGACAGCGTGGTGGCTGAAAGAAAATGGGCGGTTTTGGTAGGTGTCACCACATCTGGATCTCATGCCTCAACGCATTGGTTTAAAAGCTTCTATGAAGCGTGCCAGAAGCGCCACATAATGATATGTGGCGTAGATTTCGAGGAAGAACTAAAGAACAAAATTCCGCCGATTTCTGTCGATTGTTTAATTAGAATATCCGGACCCTACAGGAGAAGCTTAGATGCTGATGAGATCGCTAAAATAGCGACAGAAATTGAAACCCGATGCCCTGGAAGGGTAGCTCTTTCAACGGCACTGCGCGAAAATTATCAGTTGCAGAATAGTCTTTTAGCTGAAGCTATTGGTGTTGCTAGAAATACTGCTGATTGTATTGAACGTATCCAAGATAAACCAGCGTGCCGCGATGCGCTTCGAAAAGCTGGTATCTATCAGCCACAAAGCTTGCGTATTGTTGGAGTGACTTCTGATGGGTGCCTACAATTTAGTGATGCATCAGGCGCTTTCGTTGAAAAACCAACCGATAGCCCAAGAGGCTGGATTGTTAAGCCATCCATAGGAATGGGCAGTGTTGGCGTTAGACACATCTTAAATGTTGAAGATACTTCTGGACTTGATGCTGTCGTTTTCGAGGGGAATTACTGCTTAGAAGAGTTTATCACGGGTATTGAGTACTCGGTTGAGGGTATTGCTATAGATGGACGGGTATGCATCTACACAACCACAGCAAAAACAACCAACGAAGATTTCGTTGAAATTGGTCATATCCAGCCAGCTGATCTGAACAGTATATCCAGCAAACTTGAATTTGAAGAACAGCTTCAAAGCTGTGTAAATGCGCTTAGAATTGAGTGTGGAAATCTGCATGTTGAATTTTGGGTCACGCCTGAGAAAAAAATTGTATGGGGAGAATTTCACGTGCGTCAAGGCGGAGATTTTATTGCGCCGGATCTTGTGTCAGCTGTGCGACCAGGGATCGACTACTATGGAAATCTGATTGATTCTTTGTGTGGACTTCCTCTCCATCCTTTGCCTGAGATAACCCAGTGTGCTGCTTCAAAGTTTATCGAAGCCTCGCCTGGAGTGGTATCAGAGGTTTCGCTCTATGACAGTGTCCCTGAAGAAATCGATTTGTATTGGGAATGCTTCCCAGGAGAAGTAGCACATGCAGTAAATGGTTCGCATGCAAGGGTAGCTGCTATTGTTGCCCGTGGAAATGACGAGCATACAGTGACTCAGTTATTGGATCGCGCTGCTAATGCTTGCGCAGTGCGTGTCGCTCCTGTAAGCAGAGATTAG
- a CDS encoding ParA family protein: MSRVISVVNTKGGVGKTTTAVYLATALSCQDRVVLLDADPQGSATSWATDAFETGDRLNFEVRPANAPIVRRCRDIDADLVFIDTPPGDSQTVTAALEVADVVIIPTESGDLDMDRALMTYQVAHGTRRALLFNKADWTRQYRDAYEGAAAVEGLDVLDAEVHRRVAYRQAIGTRPTDLGEFAQVAAQIQEMLK; encoded by the coding sequence ATGTCACGGGTTATTTCTGTTGTTAACACCAAGGGTGGGGTTGGGAAGACGACCACGGCGGTCTACCTGGCTACGGCCCTGTCTTGCCAGGATCGGGTCGTCTTGTTGGATGCCGATCCGCAAGGATCGGCGACGTCTTGGGCTACTGATGCTTTTGAGACCGGTGACCGGCTGAATTTTGAGGTCCGCCCGGCTAATGCCCCCATTGTCAGGCGTTGCCGTGACATCGATGCTGACTTGGTCTTTATTGACACTCCTCCTGGTGACTCTCAGACGGTTACCGCAGCCCTCGAGGTTGCTGATGTGGTTATTATCCCGACTGAGTCGGGGGACCTGGATATGGATCGAGCGTTGATGACCTACCAGGTGGCCCACGGCACGCGCCGGGCCTTGCTCTTCAACAAGGCCGATTGGACCAGGCAATACCGTGACGCCTATGAGGGGGCCGCCGCTGTCGAGGGCCTAGACGTTCTCGACGCGGAAGTTCATCGGCGGGTCGCCTATCGGCAAGCCATCGGGACCCGGCCAACAGATCTAGGAGAGTTCGCCCAGGTTGCTGCCCAGATCCAGGAGATGCTGAAGTGA
- a CDS encoding DUF929 family protein: MSKREILRREQERESLKMKRRKITYVAVGLLALSLIIVGTILAINKSHQGPAVETSRGAISKAIVSIPKSVYDKVGPGSSELQVTKTGNKPDKDGKVKLFYVGSEFCPFCAMERLPLAAALSRFGTFSGLKDTLSSPAEKELSNIPTITFRNYKYSSKYVDLDAYELADREGRQIANLPESKQDIFSKYNPERGIPFSYWGDITTSNPSYMPWMAREDPKNVVKALSNPNSKEAQAIVGGANLFTAEICSRTGNKPANVCTSPGVKAAAKKLR, encoded by the coding sequence ATGAGCAAACGAGAAATTCTCCGCAGGGAACAAGAGCGCGAATCACTCAAGATGAAGCGCCGTAAGATCACCTATGTCGCCGTGGGTCTACTGGCCCTCTCTCTTATCATCGTTGGTACGATACTTGCTATTAATAAGTCCCACCAGGGTCCTGCTGTAGAGACTTCCCGAGGTGCGATCTCCAAGGCGATTGTCTCCATTCCTAAAAGCGTTTATGACAAGGTTGGCCCCGGTTCTTCAGAGCTCCAGGTCACCAAGACTGGGAATAAACCTGACAAGGACGGCAAGGTAAAGCTCTTTTATGTGGGGTCCGAGTTCTGCCCCTTCTGCGCGATGGAAAGACTCCCTCTCGCGGCAGCTTTGTCTCGATTCGGAACCTTCAGCGGGCTAAAAGACACCCTGTCAAGCCCAGCAGAAAAGGAACTTTCCAACATTCCTACGATTACTTTTAGGAACTACAAGTACAGCAGCAAGTATGTTGATTTGGACGCCTATGAGTTAGCCGATAGGGAAGGTCGACAAATAGCAAACTTGCCGGAATCTAAGCAAGATATATTTAGCAAGTACAACCCAGAACGAGGCATCCCTTTCTCCTACTGGGGCGACATCACCACATCGAATCCCAGCTACATGCCTTGGATGGCGAGGGAAGATCCGAAAAACGTGGTAAAAGCTCTTTCTAATCCAAATTCAAAAGAAGCGCAGGCGATCGTAGGAGGGGCGAATCTCTTCACTGCCGAAATTTGCTCCAGGACTGGTAACAAACCTGCGAACGTCTGCACGTCGCCTGGCGTGAAGGCAGCAGCTAAAAAACTGAGGTGA
- a CDS encoding ATP-binding cassette domain-containing protein, producing MPLLEVNDLVVDFGRHRRVAVDHVSWSLEAGERLGLIGESGSGKSVTALAIMGLLPGNAHVSGSVRWRGKELLGASDHAMSALRGGSIGMVFQEPMTALDPTMKVGRQVGEVPLLHRTVTRGHARGRVLEMLEQVGIEDPARVMDSYPHQLSGGQRQRVLLAMALVNSPDLLICDEPTTALDVTVQSQVLATIDEVLDSVGAACLFITHDLAVVSHICRELIVMTSGKVVEAGSARDVLSHPDHPYTRRLLRAARLDLVEPGTTIALED from the coding sequence ATGCCTTTGCTAGAGGTTAATGACTTGGTTGTCGACTTCGGACGGCATCGGCGGGTCGCTGTTGACCACGTGAGCTGGTCTCTGGAAGCCGGTGAGCGACTCGGACTCATCGGCGAGTCTGGGTCGGGCAAATCCGTCACAGCCCTGGCGATCATGGGCCTGCTGCCTGGCAACGCGCACGTGTCTGGCTCGGTGCGCTGGCGCGGTAAGGAGCTACTAGGTGCCTCGGACCATGCCATGTCGGCCCTTCGGGGCGGCAGTATTGGAATGGTTTTCCAGGAACCTATGACCGCTCTGGACCCAACTATGAAGGTCGGTCGGCAAGTAGGGGAGGTACCGCTCCTGCATCGCACCGTCACTCGCGGCCATGCTCGTGGACGCGTCCTTGAGATGCTTGAGCAGGTCGGTATTGAGGATCCAGCCAGGGTGATGGATTCCTATCCGCATCAACTGTCCGGTGGCCAGCGTCAACGGGTTCTGCTTGCCATGGCGTTGGTGAACTCGCCGGATCTGCTCATTTGTGACGAGCCGACGACCGCCTTGGACGTCACGGTGCAGTCTCAGGTACTGGCGACTATCGATGAGGTGCTTGACTCGGTTGGTGCCGCATGCCTATTTATTACCCACGATTTGGCGGTTGTCTCGCACATCTGCCGGGAGCTTATCGTCATGACGTCGGGCAAGGTCGTTGAAGCCGGATCAGCGCGTGATGTGTTATCTCACCCTGATCATCCTTACACTCGTCGCTTACTGCGGGCTGCCCGACTCGACCTTGTCGAGCCTGGGACGACAATCGCGTTGGAGGATTGA
- a CDS encoding ABC transporter permease produces the protein MTVLKRVLIPLGELLVWLIVASFVVFALLSLLPGDVAQVILGANADPKAAATVRSRLGLDLPWPQRYWDWISSLVRGDLGTSMVSAEPIGPQIASRLAVTGWLVGLSLVLALLVCLPVGAYAAVHRRKSRGFVASALSQVLMSIPAFLAGILLILLFSVTLGWLPAGGYVPLHEDAGAWAAHLILPVLSLSIVQAAVMTRYVRSAFIDVLTDDHMQTARAVGWRLWPALHRHGLRNASISLATVLGLQASAMLVGAIVVEEVFVIPGLGSYLLDAVSTRDLLVVSDVVMVIVAIVMAISYLTDLIVVVLDPRLRTTIRAAQEEHS, from the coding sequence GTGACCGTCCTCAAACGTGTCTTAATTCCCTTAGGGGAGCTGCTGGTGTGGCTAATCGTCGCTTCCTTTGTCGTTTTTGCGCTACTCAGCTTGCTACCCGGGGATGTCGCTCAGGTTATTCTTGGCGCCAATGCCGACCCCAAAGCTGCTGCTACTGTGCGCTCTCGGCTTGGACTCGATCTTCCCTGGCCCCAGCGTTACTGGGACTGGATTAGTTCCCTAGTTCGGGGTGACCTTGGCACCTCAATGGTTTCCGCCGAACCCATCGGCCCGCAGATTGCTTCTCGTCTTGCGGTGACCGGCTGGTTGGTTGGGTTGTCCCTCGTGCTCGCTCTGCTGGTCTGCTTACCGGTAGGAGCGTATGCAGCTGTACATCGTCGGAAAAGTCGCGGCTTTGTGGCCTCAGCACTGTCCCAGGTTTTGATGAGCATTCCTGCCTTCTTAGCTGGCATCCTACTCATCTTGCTGTTCTCCGTGACTCTCGGTTGGTTACCGGCTGGCGGCTACGTTCCCCTGCATGAGGATGCCGGTGCATGGGCAGCCCACCTCATCTTGCCTGTGTTGTCTCTCTCGATCGTTCAGGCAGCCGTCATGACGCGGTATGTGCGCAGCGCCTTCATCGATGTGCTAACTGACGATCACATGCAGACGGCGCGGGCGGTCGGGTGGCGGCTGTGGCCGGCCCTGCATCGTCATGGGTTGCGCAATGCCTCGATCAGTCTGGCCACCGTGCTTGGACTTCAGGCCAGCGCGATGCTTGTTGGCGCCATCGTCGTGGAAGAAGTGTTCGTCATTCCTGGACTCGGGTCGTATCTTCTCGACGCAGTCAGCACCCGTGACTTGCTTGTCGTGAGCGACGTCGTCATGGTCATCGTGGCGATTGTGATGGCCATCTCTTATCTCACGGACCTCATCGTCGTCGTCCTCGATCCGCGCCTACGAACAACGATCCGCGCTGCTCAGGAGGAGCATTCATGA